The following are encoded together in the Fibrobacter sp. genome:
- a CDS encoding 4Fe-4S dicluster domain-containing protein: MDRREFIKACSVVALMQVLWGCRRLPDLSGAKVPEIAEFEREVRLALSRAKGAFDLVQVPMPGALGVQGASPVNRFGMAIDLDACDGCGKCILACMQENNIPLSSKGERDAGRFMHWIEMHGGAPAMCFHCGNAPCEKVCPTGAASHTPDGLSTMMYKRCTGSRFCGANCPVGARKFNYVDNVKEGLARKFNPEVPLRSKGVMEKCSLCLQRLQDHKYAQMAARPGVEWRGSGLKTACSEACPKNAIIFGNWLDQESPLVQEAKHRNLYVPREIANLDPSVVYMRGRR; the protein is encoded by the coding sequence ATGGATAGGCGTGAATTTATCAAGGCGTGTTCGGTGGTGGCTTTAATGCAGGTCCTGTGGGGCTGCCGTCGCTTGCCCGACCTTTCCGGGGCGAAAGTTCCAGAAATCGCCGAGTTCGAACGGGAGGTTCGTTTGGCCCTGTCCCGCGCCAAGGGGGCTTTTGACCTGGTCCAGGTCCCCATGCCAGGCGCTCTTGGTGTCCAGGGGGCTTCGCCGGTGAACCGTTTCGGCATGGCCATCGATTTGGACGCCTGCGACGGATGCGGCAAGTGCATTCTGGCCTGCATGCAAGAAAACAACATTCCCCTGAGTTCCAAGGGAGAGCGCGATGCCGGGCGGTTCATGCACTGGATCGAGATGCATGGCGGCGCCCCTGCCATGTGTTTCCACTGCGGTAACGCCCCTTGCGAAAAGGTCTGCCCTACGGGGGCGGCAAGCCACACTCCCGACGGACTCAGCACCATGATGTACAAGCGCTGCACCGGCTCCAGGTTCTGCGGGGCGAACTGTCCTGTGGGGGCCCGCAAGTTCAACTACGTGGATAACGTCAAGGAAGGTCTTGCCCGCAAGTTCAATCCCGAAGTTCCCTTGCGCTCCAAGGGCGTCATGGAAAAATGCTCCCTGTGCCTGCAGCGCCTGCAAGACCACAAGTACGCCCAGATGGCTGCAAGGCCCGGTGTGGAATGGCGGGGGAGTGGTCTCAAGACAGCCTGTAGCGAGGCCTGCCCCAAGAATGCCATTATCTTCGGGAACTGGCTGGACCAGGAATCCCCCCTGGTTCAAGAGGCCAAACACAGGAATCTTTACGTGCCTCGGGAAATAGCGAATCTCGATCCTTCCGTGGTGTACATGCGGGGGAGGCGCTAG
- a CDS encoding c-type cytochrome — protein MYRILVYIGVALLLLGAFAFGVSLWEGPTAWHTDARTFWGIPISLFVLWIGLAHAGTLISAIFLALGYPLGRRTSMVAELSTLCSLAVAALFPLVHLGIIENFYMVVPFLDARGNFSNLRSPLVWDFCCISVYGLVSLLFFATHLFSEKFPDLKKLIRPMAWLLFPLVLWVHTIVSLDFAVTFVPQWRGAFFPLYFIAGAIYSGLALVIILLTAEHCRVRVLEKFMLGLSWFMAVFWLWEFLLKGTFSFEVVFLGAVVPQLMWLRVIRENAFGRLLVAFSVLVSLGLERYILVTPSEYNPADYFSWTDLGLVSFSLGLFTTLFFVFRAKFSSLLEGEDVVMGEIVLQQDESDKESEKVSLPEKNDFPILRLPLLLGVLVTLLYVVWAVSVENTNLAPLSVVNVAPLCLPLLVLVASFTLCARPLWGISGKRVKLVCAVLTGILGCLVGAFWAGGSSDVPSGAVSVQEVDSPKTVEFIWSSRCAGCHGQDGKFNEKFVREFYPLPQKLTPVRLDTLGEDSLVKVILDGRVNMNPYRGRVSEDEARGLVRYKRHLAGEGE, from the coding sequence GTGTACAGGATTCTCGTGTACATAGGTGTTGCACTCTTGCTTCTGGGGGCTTTCGCCTTCGGGGTTTCCCTGTGGGAAGGCCCCACCGCATGGCATACCGACGCACGCACCTTCTGGGGCATTCCCATCTCACTATTTGTGCTGTGGATTGGACTTGCCCATGCGGGAACGCTGATTTCGGCCATATTCCTTGCGCTGGGTTATCCCCTCGGTCGCCGCACGTCTATGGTGGCGGAACTTTCCACCCTGTGTTCCCTGGCGGTGGCGGCGCTGTTCCCGTTGGTTCATCTGGGAATTATCGAAAACTTCTACATGGTTGTCCCGTTTCTCGATGCCCGCGGCAACTTTTCGAACCTGCGGTCGCCCCTGGTCTGGGATTTCTGCTGTATTTCTGTATATGGGCTTGTGTCTCTGTTGTTTTTTGCAACGCACCTTTTCAGCGAAAAGTTCCCGGACCTGAAAAAACTGATTCGCCCCATGGCTTGGCTGCTCTTTCCGCTGGTGCTGTGGGTGCACACCATCGTGAGCCTTGACTTTGCGGTGACCTTCGTGCCCCAGTGGCGCGGAGCGTTTTTCCCGCTTTACTTTATTGCGGGGGCTATCTATTCCGGCCTTGCCCTGGTCATTATCCTCCTTACGGCGGAGCACTGCCGCGTGCGTGTGCTGGAAAAATTCATGCTTGGCCTTTCTTGGTTCATGGCGGTTTTCTGGTTGTGGGAATTCCTGCTGAAAGGCACTTTCTCCTTCGAGGTGGTGTTCCTCGGGGCGGTGGTGCCGCAGCTGATGTGGCTCCGGGTTATCCGGGAAAATGCCTTCGGGCGGCTCCTGGTGGCATTCTCCGTCTTGGTTTCGCTGGGGCTTGAACGCTACATCCTGGTCACACCGTCGGAATACAATCCTGCGGACTATTTCAGCTGGACAGACCTTGGACTGGTTTCGTTCTCCTTGGGCCTGTTCACCACCTTGTTCTTTGTTTTCCGCGCCAAGTTCAGCTCCTTGCTGGAGGGCGAAGACGTGGTGATGGGAGAGATTGTCCTGCAGCAGGACGAGTCGGACAAGGAGTCGGAAAAGGTTTCCCTCCCTGAGAAAAATGACTTTCCCATTTTGCGGCTGCCCCTTTTGCTGGGTGTCCTTGTTACCCTGCTGTACGTGGTCTGGGCCGTTTCTGTAGAAAATACGAACCTTGCGCCCCTTTCGGTGGTGAACGTGGCTCCCTTGTGCTTGCCCCTGCTTGTGCTGGTGGCGAGCTTTACTTTGTGTGCAAGGCCCCTGTGGGGTATTTCTGGAAAACGGGTAAAGCTGGTTTGCGCGGTGCTTACTGGAATCCTGGGTTGCCTTGTAGGGGCATTCTGGGCCGGGGGCAGTTCAGATGTACCTTCTGGAGCCGTATCCGTGCAAGAAGTCGATTCGCCCAAGACGGTAGAATTCATCTGGTCGTCCAGGTGCGCCGGTTGCCACGGGCAAGACGGCAAGTTCAATGAAAAGTTCGTGCGGGAATTTTACCCGCTGCCCCAGAAGCTTACGCCCGTGCGGCTGGATACCTTGGGAGAGGACTCTCTCGTGAAGGTCATTCTGGATGGCCGGGTGAACATGAACCCCTATCGGGGCCGGGTCTCCGAAGACGAAGCGCGGGGGCTGGTCCGCTACAAGCGCCATTTGGCAGGGGAGGGTGAATAA